A segment of the Allosaccharopolyspora coralli genome:
GCCCAGGCTCTCGCCTCGGCTCTCGACGTCGACCTGATCCGTCTGCAGTGCCACGAGGGGATCGACGCGGCGCAGGCGCTCTACGACTGGGACTTTCCGCGCCAGCTACTGCACCTGCGCACGGTCGAAGCCACCGCCGAGACCGCCCTCGACACCGAAGCCGTCGAATCCTCCCTGTACACCGGCAGATTCCTGCTCGCGCGACCACTGCTGCGCGCCCTTCAGGAAGCACCGTGCGTGCTTCTCGTCGACGAGATCGACCGTGCCGACGACGAGTTCGAGGCGTTCCTGCTCGAAGTGCTCTCCGAGTACAGCGTCAGCATCCCCGAATTCGGGCGGGTGCGCGCCGAGGTGCCGCCGATCGTCGTGCTCACCTCCAACCGCACCCGCGAGGTGCACGACGCGCTGAAACGGCGCTGCCTGTACCACTGGCTCGAACATCCCGACCTCGACCGGGAGGTCGCGATCCTGCGACGCAGACTGCCCGGCCTCGACGAGCGGCTGGCGCGGCAGGTCGCCGCCGCGGTGCGCCGAATGCGGGAGCTGCCGCTGCTCAAGCCCCCCGGCGTCGCCGAGGCCATCGACTGGGCTCAGGCGTTGCTGGCCCTCGGCGAAGGCACGTGGGACGTCGACCTCGCGGCGAGGACGCTCGGCGCCGTCCTGAAGTACCGCGAGGACGCCGACCGGGTGCACGCTGCCGGCGCCCTCGACATCTGAAAGGGCATCTGGGAACTTGTC
Coding sequences within it:
- a CDS encoding AAA family ATPase — its product is MAAYEVQSPDELAKALDGTGYLPDPGIATAAFLALSMHRPLLCEGEPGTGKTALAQALASALDVDLIRLQCHEGIDAAQALYDWDFPRQLLHLRTVEATAETALDTEAVESSLYTGRFLLARPLLRALQEAPCVLLVDEIDRADDEFEAFLLEVLSEYSVSIPEFGRVRAEVPPIVVLTSNRTREVHDALKRRCLYHWLEHPDLDREVAILRRRLPGLDERLARQVAAAVRRMRELPLLKPPGVAEAIDWAQALLALGEGTWDVDLAARTLGAVLKYREDADRVHAAGALDI